A window of Candidatus Polarisedimenticolia bacterium contains these coding sequences:
- the der gene encoding ribosome biogenesis GTPase Der: protein MPLPVVAIVGAPNVGKSTLFNRMLGRRKAIVSDMPGVTRDRLAAECDLFGRKITLVDTGGMVSGSTDGLTGRIREEALKAVDEADVILFLMDARAGLTPLDLEVARVLRAAEKPIIPVANKVDAARLEGIEFEVYRLGLGDVVAVSAEEGRGLDELVDGIVRALPEAPAEAGQTGVPVAIVGRPNVGKSSLFNRLVKEDRVLVNPVAGTTRDPIDATFVHAGTTYRIIDTAGIRRRARRGEDIEWVSVLKARQALEEAELAVAMVDASVAIGHQDLAIVGLIGLQHVPAVVAANKIDLVGRQRGSVESRLREIRAAMGFSAHVPIVSVSALTGEGVGDLLSALQGIREESQKRFSTADLNRALQEILSEKQPPADRGREVRFYSMTQVGGAPPRFLVFGNGRQVPEPYRRFMAGRLRARLGIFRSPLVLSFRRRGPVR, encoded by the coding sequence GTGCCGCTTCCCGTGGTCGCTATCGTCGGTGCGCCGAACGTCGGCAAGTCCACTCTTTTCAACCGCATGCTCGGTCGACGCAAGGCGATCGTCTCGGACATGCCGGGGGTCACGCGCGACCGTCTCGCGGCGGAGTGCGACCTGTTCGGCAGGAAGATCACCCTGGTGGACACCGGAGGAATGGTGAGCGGATCGACGGACGGCCTGACGGGGAGGATCCGGGAGGAGGCCCTCAAGGCGGTCGACGAGGCGGATGTCATCCTGTTTCTGATGGATGCGCGTGCAGGCCTGACGCCGCTCGACCTCGAGGTCGCACGGGTTCTGCGCGCCGCGGAGAAGCCGATCATCCCCGTCGCAAACAAGGTTGACGCGGCCCGGCTGGAAGGGATCGAATTCGAGGTCTACCGTCTCGGTCTCGGCGACGTGGTGGCCGTCTCCGCCGAGGAGGGGCGGGGCCTGGATGAGCTCGTGGACGGAATCGTTCGCGCTCTACCCGAGGCCCCCGCGGAGGCCGGGCAGACGGGCGTGCCGGTGGCGATCGTCGGCCGCCCGAACGTGGGCAAGTCCTCCCTGTTCAATCGCCTGGTGAAGGAGGACCGTGTCCTGGTCAATCCGGTGGCCGGGACCACGCGCGATCCCATCGACGCCACGTTCGTGCATGCCGGCACGACCTACCGGATCATCGACACGGCGGGGATCCGGAGGCGCGCCCGCCGAGGAGAGGACATCGAATGGGTGAGCGTCCTGAAGGCGCGCCAGGCCCTCGAGGAGGCCGAGCTCGCCGTCGCCATGGTGGACGCCAGCGTCGCGATCGGGCATCAGGATCTCGCGATCGTCGGCCTCATCGGCCTGCAGCACGTCCCCGCCGTCGTGGCCGCGAACAAGATCGACCTCGTCGGCCGTCAGCGGGGGTCCGTCGAGTCCCGGCTGCGGGAGATCCGGGCGGCGATGGGCTTCTCGGCGCATGTCCCCATCGTCTCCGTGTCGGCCCTGACGGGCGAGGGAGTCGGGGATCTTCTGTCCGCGCTCCAGGGGATCCGGGAGGAAAGCCAGAAGCGGTTTTCGACCGCCGATCTCAACCGCGCGCTTCAGGAGATCCTGAGCGAGAAGCAGCCCCCCGCCGACCGCGGGAGGGAGGTGCGCTTCTACTCCATGACGCAGGTGGGAGGGGCGCCTCCCCGATTCCTCGTCTTCGGCAATGGAAGGCAGGTCCCCGAGCCCTATCGCCGCTTCATGGCGGGCCGCCTGCGCGCCCGTCTCGGGATCTTCCGCTCTCCCCTGGTCCTCAGCTTCAGGCGGCGCGGGCCGGTTCGTTGA
- a CDS encoding HU family DNA-binding protein, with protein sequence MIKTDIINNVAKNADITRVKAVVAVEAILDAMKESMRRGDRIELRGFGVFQVKPRKKGIGRNPRTGTEVRIPPGKTIRFKPGKNLRNLR encoded by the coding sequence ATGATCAAGACCGACATCATTAATAATGTCGCCAAGAACGCCGATATCACTCGCGTCAAGGCGGTTGTGGCCGTCGAAGCGATCCTCGACGCCATGAAGGAATCGATGCGCCGGGGCGACCGGATCGAGCTGCGGGGATTCGGCGTCTTCCAGGTCAAGCCTAGAAAGAAGGGGATTGGGCGGAACCCTCGTACCGGGACCGAGGTCCGAATCCCCCCCGGAAAAACGATCCGCTTCAAGCCCGGAAAGAACCTCCGCAACCTGAGATAG
- a CDS encoding site-2 protease family protein, translating to MDHEPRILEYGTLPASSSVPPPSASRPDRARRPFPPSVNVACFLLTVLTTLIAGTLLTLDDFTLLKDVLLSPSLWGLGWPYSASLILILGAHEMGHYVACRMYGIDASLPFFIPGPPLIGTFGALIRIRAPFTSRRALFDIGVAGPIAGFVVALPLLAYGLSLSRLLPEGSRPGGIGFPPCPLLSLALILHYPGIGPKDVVEIHPVVVAVWVGLLATFLNLLPIGQLDGGHVLYALSRRAHRTVSRVGTVLLVVLGVFLGGYHLVVFGVIWAIIGTGHPPVLEEQEGLGAARVVVAVLALLIFLLCVIPTAPTL from the coding sequence ATGGATCACGAGCCACGGATTCTCGAATACGGGACCCTGCCGGCCAGCTCCTCGGTGCCTCCTCCGTCAGCCTCCCGCCCCGATCGAGCCCGCCGCCCTTTCCCCCCTTCCGTCAACGTCGCTTGTTTCCTCCTCACGGTCCTCACGACCCTGATTGCCGGCACGCTCCTGACACTCGACGACTTCACGCTCCTGAAGGACGTCCTTCTCAGTCCTTCCCTGTGGGGCCTCGGATGGCCGTATTCGGCCAGCCTCATCCTGATCCTCGGGGCGCACGAAATGGGGCACTATGTCGCCTGTCGGATGTACGGCATCGACGCGTCGTTGCCGTTCTTCATCCCGGGTCCGCCGCTCATCGGAACGTTCGGGGCGCTCATCCGGATCCGCGCGCCATTCACCTCGCGGCGCGCCCTGTTCGACATCGGCGTGGCCGGGCCGATTGCCGGATTCGTCGTCGCACTGCCCCTGCTCGCCTACGGTCTGTCCCTCTCCCGCCTTCTTCCCGAGGGATCGCGGCCGGGAGGGATCGGGTTTCCTCCCTGTCCGCTGCTGAGCCTCGCGTTGATCCTGCACTACCCGGGCATCGGTCCCAAGGACGTCGTCGAGATCCATCCCGTGGTCGTGGCGGTCTGGGTCGGGCTCCTGGCGACCTTCCTGAACCTGCTGCCGATTGGACAGCTCGACGGAGGGCACGTGCTTTACGCGCTCTCCCGGCGGGCCCACCGGACGGTCTCGCGGGTCGGGACGGTCCTCCTGGTCGTCCTGGGAGTGTTCCTGGGCGGCTACCACCTGGTCGTATTCGGTGTGATCTGGGCGATCATCGGCACGGGGCACCCACCCGTCCTCGAGGAACAGGAGGGCCTCGGCGCGGCGCGCGTGGTCGTGGCCGTTCTCGCCCTGCTCATCTTTCTGCTCTGCGTCATTCCGACCGCTCCGACTCTCTGA
- a CDS encoding DNA internalization-related competence protein ComEC/Rec2 — protein sequence MPSTWTSPTTAAGRLSLLAAASFTAGIVLPGASWPCRSAVLLLLLLAASVILAGRSGLPRVLTVMAALGAGMTVAAAHRAADPLPGLLAAWRTRGFEEHVVPVELQGRAIEVETPADGRVALLLRLERATLPGWEAQPIAALRAIVARVTFPVSDDRALPVPRPGDFVELTARIGTPRTFRNPGAFDYAAYLGARRIALVGSVKSIRLVRTDPHRRSVLAGFLPEIRRAVVAALGRAGAGQSEGTVALLSALLVGERDDLPADFQESLVRAGVYHIIALSGFNVALLAGIVSGLLRLLHVPPWSRRLLLGIVVLSYWAVARTSGSMSRAALMAILQIGGAALGRRVPGIGAMSSALVILLAAGPMWMDDAGFQLSFAATFGILVAAPAREAWGGGRTPPGAGIIARSVGAARRGLATSLRISAAALAGTALLSARHFQTLTPIALASNVIAVPLASALLVLSVGAALLEGFWHQAAAGLVTACDFMALGLERLCAAVALVPWGSFYVMPPSWSLVVLGLAALAGLAFGGTATRRAALALLLAAMALTAVRGRMPRPTGRLEIVVLDVGQGDAIVVRFPHGSTMLVDAGGFARSSFDVGARLVAPALRAMGILRLDVLAITHAHRDHLGGAPAIVRQLRPAAIWLGRMPRDDSAVDGLLDLAARLRIPVIYPRSGVRVGMGGSVVEVHNPGRHAGPASGVSNDDSLVLRLGLGARHALLTGDLEREGEATLAAVGRDLTAELLKIPHHGSRTSSTKAFLLRVRPRIAAISVGSANPWGHPDREVIDRLETEGIAIVRTDRDGAVRFSTNGHVPWTARLLTAEGDEGPRALRESERSE from the coding sequence GTGCCGTCCACCTGGACCTCGCCCACGACTGCGGCCGGACGCCTGTCTCTTCTGGCGGCGGCTTCATTCACCGCCGGGATCGTTCTTCCGGGGGCCTCCTGGCCCTGCCGCTCGGCCGTCCTCCTCCTCCTCCTCCTCGCTGCTTCGGTGATCCTCGCCGGTCGATCCGGGCTGCCCCGCGTTCTGACTGTCATGGCGGCCCTGGGAGCCGGCATGACGGTGGCGGCGGCCCATCGGGCGGCCGACCCGCTCCCCGGTCTTCTGGCCGCATGGCGGACCCGCGGGTTCGAGGAGCATGTTGTCCCGGTGGAGCTCCAGGGCCGCGCCATCGAGGTGGAGACGCCGGCCGACGGGCGCGTCGCGCTGCTCCTCAGGCTGGAGCGGGCCACGCTCCCGGGATGGGAGGCGCAGCCGATCGCTGCGCTGCGGGCGATCGTGGCCCGCGTGACGTTTCCCGTCTCGGATGATCGGGCCTTGCCGGTGCCACGACCCGGCGACTTCGTCGAGCTGACGGCACGGATTGGGACGCCGAGAACCTTCAGGAATCCCGGGGCGTTCGATTATGCCGCGTATCTCGGTGCCCGTCGAATCGCCCTAGTCGGCAGCGTCAAGAGCATCCGTCTCGTCCGGACCGATCCGCATCGCCGGAGCGTCCTCGCCGGCTTTCTGCCCGAAATCCGCCGGGCGGTCGTGGCGGCACTCGGCAGGGCCGGGGCCGGGCAGAGTGAGGGCACGGTCGCCCTCCTGTCGGCCCTCCTGGTGGGGGAGAGGGACGACCTGCCCGCCGACTTCCAGGAATCCCTGGTCCGTGCCGGCGTCTACCACATCATCGCCCTGTCCGGCTTCAACGTGGCGCTCCTGGCCGGCATCGTGTCGGGCCTTCTGCGCCTGCTGCATGTTCCTCCCTGGTCGCGGCGCCTCCTCCTGGGGATCGTCGTTCTGTCCTACTGGGCCGTCGCCCGCACCAGCGGCTCCATGTCCCGCGCCGCCCTGATGGCGATCCTCCAGATCGGAGGAGCGGCTCTGGGACGGCGCGTCCCGGGAATCGGAGCCATGTCGTCCGCCCTGGTGATCCTGCTGGCCGCCGGCCCGATGTGGATGGACGACGCCGGCTTCCAGCTCAGCTTCGCCGCAACTTTCGGCATCCTGGTCGCCGCCCCGGCCCGGGAAGCATGGGGGGGCGGCAGAACGCCCCCTGGCGCCGGGATCATCGCCCGATCGGTGGGGGCCGCCCGTCGAGGACTCGCCACGTCGCTGCGGATCTCGGCGGCTGCCCTGGCCGGCACGGCGCTCCTGTCGGCGCGACACTTCCAGACACTGACGCCGATTGCCCTGGCTTCCAACGTGATCGCCGTTCCCCTGGCGTCCGCGCTCCTGGTGCTCTCGGTGGGTGCGGCGCTCCTCGAGGGCTTCTGGCACCAAGCCGCGGCAGGGCTGGTCACCGCCTGTGACTTCATGGCCCTGGGGCTCGAGAGGCTCTGCGCCGCCGTGGCTCTCGTGCCCTGGGGCTCGTTCTACGTCATGCCGCCGTCCTGGTCCCTGGTCGTCCTCGGCCTCGCGGCCCTGGCCGGTCTCGCCTTCGGAGGGACGGCGACGCGGCGCGCGGCGCTCGCCCTTCTCCTCGCCGCGATGGCGCTGACCGCGGTGCGAGGGCGCATGCCCCGGCCGACCGGACGTCTCGAGATCGTCGTGCTCGACGTCGGCCAGGGGGACGCCATCGTCGTGCGTTTCCCTCACGGCTCGACGATGCTGGTCGATGCCGGGGGCTTCGCTCGATCGAGCTTCGACGTGGGAGCCAGGCTGGTGGCGCCGGCTCTCAGAGCGATGGGAATTCTCCGGCTGGACGTCCTGGCGATCACGCACGCCCACCGCGATCACCTCGGGGGGGCGCCGGCCATCGTTCGCCAGTTGCGTCCCGCGGCGATCTGGCTCGGCCGGATGCCCCGGGACGACTCGGCGGTCGACGGCCTTCTGGATCTCGCCGCCCGCCTCCGCATCCCGGTCATCTACCCGCGGAGCGGCGTGAGGGTCGGGATGGGCGGGTCCGTGGTCGAGGTCCACAACCCCGGACGGCACGCCGGCCCCGCGTCAGGGGTCTCGAACGATGACTCCCTCGTCCTGCGCCTCGGGCTCGGCGCGAGGCATGCGCTTCTCACCGGAGACCTCGAAAGGGAGGGGGAGGCGACGCTGGCTGCCGTGGGACGGGACCTGACGGCCGAGCTCCTCAAAATTCCGCACCACGGAAGCAGGACGTCGTCCACCAAGGCGTTCCTGCTTCGCGTCCGACCCCGAATCGCGGCGATTTCGGTGGGATCCGCCAACCCGTGGGGGCACCCCGATCGGGAGGTGATCGATCGGCTCGAGACGGAGGGGATCGCCATCGTGCGCACCGATCGCGACGGAGCGGTCCGATTCTCCACCAATGGGCATGTCCCCTGGACCGCACGGCTCCTGACCGCGGAGGGGGACGAAGGGCCTAGGGCTCTCAGAGAGTCGGAGCGGTCGGAATGA
- a CDS encoding type III pantothenate kinase: MLLVMDVGNTNTVLGVFETTRLVAHWRLTTVRDRTVDEYGILSRNLLSLASIEASEIDGLIIASVVPPLNGVLEAMARAYFKMKPLFVEPGVKTGMPILYDNPQEVGADRIVNGVAAFERCRSAAIVVDFGTATTFDAISAKGEYLGGAIAPGLSISAEALFERAARLPRVDIRRPPAVIGRNTTHSLQAGLFHGYVALVQGILEKMRREMTPPVRTIGTGGLVAPLETELKTFLDDLDPNLTLEGLRLIYERNR; encoded by the coding sequence ATGCTCCTGGTCATGGACGTCGGCAACACGAACACGGTGCTCGGGGTCTTCGAGACGACCCGCCTGGTCGCGCACTGGCGCCTCACGACCGTCCGCGACCGGACGGTGGATGAATACGGGATCCTCTCCCGCAACCTTCTGTCCCTGGCCTCGATTGAAGCGTCCGAGATCGACGGCCTGATCATCGCCTCCGTCGTTCCCCCCCTCAACGGCGTCCTGGAGGCGATGGCGCGCGCCTACTTCAAGATGAAGCCTCTCTTCGTGGAGCCGGGCGTGAAGACCGGGATGCCCATCCTGTACGACAATCCCCAGGAAGTGGGGGCCGACCGGATCGTCAACGGCGTGGCCGCGTTCGAGCGCTGCCGGAGCGCCGCGATCGTGGTCGACTTCGGAACGGCGACCACGTTCGACGCCATCTCCGCGAAGGGCGAGTACCTGGGAGGCGCCATCGCCCCGGGCCTGTCGATCTCGGCAGAGGCGCTGTTCGAGCGTGCCGCGCGTCTGCCGCGCGTCGACATCAGGCGTCCCCCGGCCGTCATTGGCCGCAATACGACCCACAGTCTCCAGGCCGGCCTGTTCCACGGCTATGTCGCTCTGGTCCAGGGAATCCTGGAGAAGATGCGCCGGGAAATGACCCCGCCGGTGCGCACCATCGGCACGGGCGGATTGGTGGCGCCGCTCGAGACGGAGCTCAAGACGTTCCTGGACGATCTCGACCCCAACCTGACTCTGGAGGGGCTGCGCCTCATCTACGAACGGAACCGATGA
- a CDS encoding biotin--[acetyl-CoA-carboxylase] ligase produces the protein MSLDPAASSLTPASLQRHLRSAVFGHRIVYYPTIGSTNDCALDLAAAGEPEGVIVLAEEQTSGRGRRDRTWSSQPRMGIYVSLILRPEVPAPRAPLFTFTAAVAVAAALRDSCHVQAGIKWPNDVVVGRRKIAGILAESRGSSPRIRDMVMGIGVNVNQAPGDFGSLGERATSARIELGTPVDRAPVLAAILEGFERRYGAVLRGQSADLLQEWESMSAIPRGRRVTVDGPSGRCEGTVAGVDEEGALLLDGTGEGAPRRVPFGEIVQSYWS, from the coding sequence GTGAGCCTCGACCCGGCGGCCTCCTCTCTCACGCCCGCCTCCCTGCAGAGGCACTTGCGCTCCGCCGTCTTCGGACATCGCATCGTCTACTATCCGACCATCGGATCGACGAACGACTGCGCCCTGGACCTCGCGGCGGCGGGGGAGCCGGAGGGGGTCATCGTCCTCGCGGAGGAGCAGACGAGCGGACGCGGACGGCGCGACCGGACCTGGAGCTCGCAGCCCCGGATGGGCATCTATGTGTCGCTCATCCTTCGGCCGGAGGTTCCCGCCCCCCGGGCCCCTCTCTTCACGTTCACCGCGGCGGTCGCCGTCGCCGCGGCGCTGCGCGATTCATGCCACGTGCAGGCCGGCATCAAATGGCCGAACGACGTCGTGGTCGGGCGCCGGAAGATCGCCGGAATCCTGGCGGAGAGCCGCGGATCGAGCCCTCGCATCCGGGACATGGTGATGGGCATCGGAGTGAACGTCAACCAGGCTCCGGGTGATTTCGGCTCCCTCGGCGAGCGCGCCACCTCGGCCCGGATCGAGCTCGGAACCCCGGTGGATCGGGCCCCCGTCCTGGCGGCGATCCTGGAGGGGTTCGAGCGACGTTACGGGGCCGTGCTGCGGGGGCAGAGCGCGGATCTGCTCCAGGAATGGGAGTCCATGTCGGCGATCCCGCGCGGCCGCAGAGTCACCGTCGACGGTCCCTCCGGGCGCTGCGAAGGGACCGTGGCGGGGGTGGACGAGGAAGGAGCGCTCCTCCTCGACGGGACCGGGGAGGGCGCGCCGCGGCGCGTGCCGTTCGGTGAAATCGTCCAGTCCTACTGGTCCTAG
- the nadC gene encoding carboxylating nicotinate-nucleotide diphosphorylase, with translation MLDPEIVRRTVRAAIEEDLGPGDLTSRLVIDPGVRARGTLVAREPLIVAGLPVAREVFRQLDPALGFREDCRDGEARTPGESIAMVEGQARAILAGERTALNFLQRMSGIATATRRAVARLGGARVQISDTRKTAPGLRALDKYAVRSGGGTSHRSGLYDAILIKDNHSRLAGGVGPALRRARQGLKGEAAGATGMEVEASTLGEVQEALDAGADAILLDNMDRETLSRAVALARGRAFLEVSGGVREDDVPTLAALGVDRISLGSLTHSVRAVDLALDLEPL, from the coding sequence ATGCTGGATCCGGAGATCGTGCGTCGCACCGTGCGCGCGGCCATCGAGGAAGATCTGGGCCCGGGAGACCTCACGTCGCGCCTCGTGATCGACCCGGGCGTCCGGGCGAGGGGCACGCTCGTGGCGCGGGAACCCCTGATCGTGGCGGGCCTGCCGGTCGCGCGCGAGGTCTTCCGGCAGCTGGATCCCGCCCTGGGGTTCCGGGAGGACTGCCGGGACGGCGAGGCGCGGACGCCGGGAGAATCGATTGCGATGGTCGAGGGGCAGGCCCGCGCGATCCTCGCGGGTGAACGGACGGCGCTCAATTTTCTGCAGCGGATGTCCGGCATCGCCACGGCGACGCGGCGGGCCGTCGCGCGGCTCGGCGGAGCGCGCGTGCAGATCTCGGACACGCGGAAAACGGCCCCGGGGCTGCGGGCGCTCGACAAGTACGCCGTGCGCAGCGGCGGCGGGACCAGCCACCGCAGCGGCCTCTACGACGCGATCCTCATCAAGGACAACCACAGCCGCCTGGCGGGAGGAGTGGGACCCGCGCTGCGCCGCGCGCGGCAGGGCCTGAAGGGCGAGGCGGCCGGCGCGACCGGCATGGAAGTCGAGGCCTCCACACTGGGCGAGGTCCAGGAGGCTCTCGATGCCGGGGCCGACGCCATCCTGCTCGACAACATGGACCGCGAGACGCTGAGCCGGGCCGTTGCCCTCGCGCGCGGCCGGGCCTTCCTCGAGGTGTCCGGCGGAGTCCGGGAGGACGATGTCCCGACCCTGGCCGCTCTCGGCGTGGACCGGATCTCCCTCGGATCGCTCACCCATTCCGTGCGTGCCGTGGATCTGGCGCTCGACCTGGAGCCGCTGTGA
- a CDS encoding valine--tRNA ligase — translation MEFEKAFEPGTIETRWYDHWQRLGVFTARAGSARPPFSMVIPPPNVTGRLHMGHALNNTLQDILARWRRMKGDDVLWLPGTDHAGIATQMVVDRQLQSEGSSRESLGREEFVRRVWRWKEEYGGAIIGQLKRLGCSCDWTRERFTMDEGLSRAVREAFVRLHEAGLIYRDKYIVNWCPGCRTAISDLEVIPQETQGHLYTVRYPFVGGGGGIDVATTRPETMLGDTGVAVHPDDARYRSMVGRRVVLPLSGREIPIVADSFVDKEFGTGAVKITPAHDANDFEAARRTGLPPRVVMDDQGRMNENVPERYRSLDRFEARRLVIEDLKAGGHLVSVQDHLHNVGRCQRCHTVIEPYLSTQWFVRVQPLTEEAMRAVADGRVTFTPPYWVNSYNEWMGKIHDWCISRQLWWGHQIPAWHCGTCAEIHVAREAPSICRRCGGRELRQDPDVLDTWFSSGLWPFSTLGWPEPTADLRRYYPTTVLVTGFDILFFWVSRMIMMGLHFMREVPFRRVYITGLVRDAEGQKMSKTRGNVVDPLELIDRYGADALRFTLAAMATPGSDLPLAEERMVGYRAFANKIWNAARFVLLNRGGGETGTSPPSLPARDRLSVADRWILSRLSRLALSVEASLGTFRFDEMSNTLYQFLWHEYCDWYLEIAKPNLQPGADPADAERARAVLLHVLDAVLRLLHPVMPFLTEDLWQRIPHRGDTIALAPYPAPDPGLIDERAEREIERIMEVVVRVRNIRAELNIDPGRRLPLRYRAHDREAREVIAGNAATIASLGRLESVEAAPDLTALGPAARAVVPGLDLAVPLAGVLDLEDEKRRLLREIDKLMKEREAHARKLGNAEFVGKAKPEAVAKARRIHRELQETIDRLTATVESLRLG, via the coding sequence ATGGAATTCGAGAAAGCGTTCGAACCAGGAACGATCGAGACCCGCTGGTATGACCACTGGCAGCGGCTGGGTGTGTTCACGGCGCGTGCCGGCTCCGCCCGCCCTCCGTTCTCCATGGTCATTCCACCCCCGAACGTCACCGGCCGCCTCCACATGGGACACGCCCTCAACAACACGCTCCAGGACATTCTTGCCCGCTGGCGGCGGATGAAAGGAGACGACGTTCTGTGGCTGCCGGGGACCGACCACGCGGGCATTGCCACCCAGATGGTGGTGGACCGCCAGCTCCAGAGCGAGGGATCGAGCCGCGAGTCACTCGGTCGCGAGGAGTTTGTCAGGCGGGTCTGGCGATGGAAGGAGGAATACGGGGGGGCGATCATCGGCCAGCTCAAGCGGCTCGGGTGCTCGTGTGACTGGACCCGCGAACGGTTCACCATGGATGAAGGGCTGTCCCGGGCGGTCCGGGAGGCCTTCGTCAGGCTGCATGAGGCCGGGCTCATCTACCGCGACAAGTACATCGTCAACTGGTGCCCGGGGTGCCGGACCGCCATCTCCGACCTGGAGGTGATCCCGCAGGAGACCCAGGGACACCTGTACACCGTGCGCTACCCGTTCGTCGGCGGCGGAGGGGGGATCGACGTCGCGACCACCCGTCCCGAGACCATGCTCGGCGACACCGGGGTCGCCGTGCACCCGGACGACGCACGCTACCGGTCCATGGTGGGGCGCCGTGTCGTCCTGCCCCTGTCCGGGCGCGAGATTCCGATCGTCGCCGACTCCTTCGTGGACAAGGAGTTCGGTACCGGGGCGGTGAAGATCACGCCGGCACACGATGCGAACGACTTCGAAGCGGCCCGGCGCACCGGTCTGCCGCCTCGGGTGGTGATGGACGACCAGGGGCGGATGAACGAGAACGTCCCGGAGCGCTACCGCTCCCTCGATCGGTTCGAGGCGCGGCGCCTCGTGATCGAGGATCTCAAGGCCGGCGGCCACCTGGTCTCCGTGCAGGACCACCTGCACAACGTCGGCCGGTGCCAGCGCTGCCATACCGTCATCGAGCCCTATCTCTCGACCCAGTGGTTCGTCCGCGTTCAGCCCCTGACGGAGGAGGCGATGCGGGCCGTGGCCGATGGGCGCGTGACGTTCACGCCGCCGTACTGGGTCAACAGCTACAACGAGTGGATGGGGAAGATTCACGACTGGTGCATTTCGCGGCAGCTCTGGTGGGGACATCAGATCCCCGCCTGGCACTGCGGCACGTGCGCCGAGATCCACGTGGCGCGGGAGGCTCCCTCCATCTGCCGGCGCTGCGGCGGTCGGGAGCTGCGGCAGGATCCGGACGTCCTGGACACGTGGTTCTCGTCCGGCCTGTGGCCGTTCTCCACGCTGGGCTGGCCCGAGCCGACGGCGGACCTGAGGCGCTACTATCCGACCACCGTCCTGGTCACGGGATTCGACATCCTGTTCTTCTGGGTGTCCCGGATGATCATGATGGGCCTCCATTTCATGCGCGAGGTGCCGTTCCGCCGCGTCTACATCACGGGGCTGGTGCGCGACGCCGAAGGGCAGAAAATGTCCAAAACCCGCGGCAATGTCGTCGATCCCCTCGAACTCATCGATCGCTACGGCGCCGACGCGCTCCGCTTCACCCTGGCCGCGATGGCCACCCCGGGATCCGACCTCCCGCTCGCGGAGGAGCGCATGGTGGGATACCGCGCCTTCGCCAACAAGATCTGGAACGCGGCGCGCTTCGTCCTCCTGAACCGGGGAGGCGGGGAGACGGGGACGTCCCCTCCGTCCCTGCCGGCCCGCGACCGCCTGTCGGTGGCCGATCGGTGGATTCTCAGCCGTCTGTCGCGTCTCGCCCTGAGCGTGGAGGCCAGCCTCGGAACCTTCCGCTTCGACGAGATGTCCAACACCCTGTACCAGTTCCTCTGGCACGAGTACTGCGACTGGTACCTCGAGATCGCCAAGCCGAACCTGCAGCCCGGAGCGGATCCCGCCGATGCGGAGCGCGCCCGGGCCGTCCTGCTGCACGTCCTGGACGCCGTCCTGAGGCTCCTCCATCCTGTGATGCCCTTCCTGACCGAGGATCTCTGGCAGAGGATTCCGCATCGGGGGGACACGATCGCCCTCGCCCCCTATCCGGCGCCCGATCCCGGCCTGATCGACGAAAGGGCCGAGAGGGAGATCGAGCGGATCATGGAGGTCGTCGTCCGGGTCCGCAACATCCGCGCCGAATTGAACATCGACCCGGGCCGCCGGCTGCCCCTCCGATACCGGGCGCACGACCGGGAGGCGCGGGAGGTGATCGCCGGAAACGCGGCGACGATCGCCTCCCTCGGGCGCCTGGAGTCGGTGGAAGCGGCGCCCGATCTGACGGCCCTGGGACCGGCGGCGCGCGCCGTGGTCCCGGGCCTCGACCTGGCCGTCCCCCTCGCCGGCGTCCTCGACCTCGAAGACGAGAAGCGCCGGCTCCTGCGTGAAATCGACAAGCTTATGAAGGAGAGGGAAGCCCACGCGCGCAAGCTCGGCAACGCCGAGTTCGTCGGCAAGGCCAAGCCCGAGGCCGTCGCCAAGGCCCGCCGCATCCACCGCGAGCTGCAGGAGACGATCGACCGCCTCACCGCCACCGTCGAGTCTCTGCGGCTCGGTTGA